The Huiozyma naganishii CBS 8797 chromosome 3, complete genome genome contains a region encoding:
- the UTP4 gene encoding small subunit rRNA maturation protein UTP4 (similar to Saccharomyces cerevisiae UTP4 (YDR324C); ancestral locus Anc_5.366), whose protein sequence is MTGHGTVVHRARFCDFLPGNITSLAFSHRSTASKLTPSDLRLAVGKSDGTVDVWNPRNNWIQEFAIGSGGGEGRSIEGLVWCNVRGQPLRLFSIGGSTTITEWDLRDGSLLKNYDCNAGVIWSIGINRSQDKLAVGCDNGAVVIVDISGGSGSLEHDTILARQESRILNIAWNGDEFVIGGCSDGKIRVWSAAANESQEAARGRLLHTMKVDKARGESTLVWSVLYLPNLNQIVSGDSTGSVKFWDFQYATLLQSFKPHEADVLCLTADVDNNSVFTAGVDRKIFQFSYSTASNKQSSRKWVNAANRLFHGNDVRAMAAYQSRGADFLVSGGVEKTFVVSSLSSFANGNYRKMTHVPATAQRNVLLAPQQRYIVMWQNSTVKVWYLGTDVEDEKNYRLVCKLSLNKEDEPILRCTMSFDGQVLVVSRMSSTKIFHLLPNETMTKLKVTKLDNDFLLKTGSKFVKFVDSSVIVVCTPDDELFTLDLESDIEGGDEKPTELEMPAFQGTKSTFELPYLARVNHMDVTEGYVVVSRGCGIVDIIDLKTHESKSLIRLTDYITALKINTEKSSVIVVTSENKIYELRIDDGANAEGGSEILTEWSKKCTDNLPRRFQNLKDKCNGIFLDKENCNMVWFWGTSWLVRFDFSLDLPLSKRKKVVLKRGRDGLTITDESNFMNDATVSRGDFKDGENNDDDEDDDDDDDDEDGMDLSVDDAILRANARDSNSSTSSVLSRAKTESQAFFISDKFKPSLYAGFINSKEIVVVERPLAQLQAQQKAFHLSKLVF, encoded by the coding sequence ATGACTGGACATGGAACTGTAGTGCACAGGGCACGATTCTGCGATTTTCTGCCCGGCAACATCACTTCGCTGGCGTTCTCGCACCGGTCGACAGCATCGAAGTTGACGCCGTCTGATTTGCGGCTTGCTGTTGGGAAGTCAGATGGGACTGTTGACGTGTGGAACCCACGGAACAACTGGATTCAAGAGTTTGCGATTGGCAGCGGTGGTGGGGAGGGCCGGTCGATTGAGGGGCTCGTGTGGTGCAACGTGCGCGGACAGCCGCTCAGACTGTTCTCGATTGGTGGGTCTACGACGATCACCGAGTGGGATCTGAGGGATGGGTCACTGCTGAAGAACTACGACTGTAATGCTGGGGTTATCTGGTCCATTGGCATCAACAGGTCGCAGGATAAGCTTGCGGTCGGGTGTGACAACGGGGCAGTAGTCATTGTGGATATCTCGGGCGGTTCCGGGTCCCTCGAGCACGACACGATCCTAGCTAGACAAGAGTCCAGAATTCTGAACATTGCATGGAACGGTGACGAGTTTGTGATCGGGGGTTGCTCGGATGGGAAAATCAGGGTCTGGTCCGCCGCGGCGAACGAGAGCCAAGAGGCGGCCCGCGGTAGACTACTCCACACAATGAAGGTCGACAAAGCTAGGGGAGAGTCTACCCTTGTATGGTCCGTTCTATACCTACCAAACTTGAACCAGATCGTATCCGGGGACTCCACTGGGTCTGTCAAATTCTGGGACTTCCAGTATGCGACTCTGCTCCAGTCGTTCAAGCCGCACGAGGCTGACGTGCTGTGTCTCACGGCAGATGTCGATAACAACTCCGTGTTTACTGCGGGTGTTGACAGAAAGATCTTCCAATTCAGTTACAGCACAGCAAGCAACAAGCAATCAAGCAGGAAATGGGTCAACGCTGCAAACAGACTTTTTCATGGGAACGATGTCAGAGCGATGGCCGCATACCAGTCGAGAGGCGCTGATTTCCTCGTATCCGGTGGTGTCGAAAAGACCTTCGTGGTAAGCTCTCTGAGCTCGTTCGCCAACGGCAACTACAGAAAGATGACGCATGTACCGGCAACGGCACAGCGGAACGTGCTTTTAGCACCACAACAGAGGTACATCGTCATGTGGCAGAACAGCACGGTGAAAGTCTGGTATCTGGGCACTGACGTGGAAGACGAAAAGAACTACAGGTTAGTCTGTAAACTGTCGCTAAATAAAGAGGACGAGCCGATCTTACGATGCACGATGTCCTTTGACGGTCAGGTTCTCGTGGTCAGCAGAATGTCCTCTaccaaaattttccacttgCTACCGAACGAAACAATGACCAAACTGAAGGTGACCAAACTGGACAACGacttcttgttgaagaCTGGGTCCAAGTTTGTCAAGTTTGTTGACAGTTCGGTCATCGTGGTGTGTACTCCAGATGACGAGTTATTCACCTTGGATCTGGAATCCGACATAGAGGGAGGTGATGAAAAACCAACGGAACTGGAAATGCCAGCCTTCCAGGGGACGAAGAGCACTTTCGAGCTCCCATACTTGGCCAGAGTAAACCACATGGATGTCACTGAGGGCTACGTTGTCGTTTCTCGTGGTTGTGGTATCGTCGACATAATTGACTTGAAGACACACGAGTCCAAATCATTGATCCGTTTAACGGACTATATTACCGCATTAAAGATAAATACAGAGAAGTCGAGCGTGATAGTGGTAACATCTGAGAATAAAATATACGAGCTGAGAATAGATGATGGTGCAAACGCTGAGGGCGGCTCTGAGATCTTGACCGAATGGTCCAAAAAATGCACGGATAACTTACCAAGAAGGTTCCAGAATCTGAAGGACAAATGCAACGGTATATTCCTGGACAAGGAGAACTGCAACATGGTCTGGTTTTGGGGTACTTCATGGTTGGTAAGGTTCGATTTCAGCTTGGATCTCCCCCTaagcaaaagaaagaaggtTGTCCTGAAGCGTGGCCGCGACGGATTAACCATAACAGACGAGAGCAATTTCATGAACGATGCAACGGTGAGCCGCGGCGACTTCAAGGACGGCGAAAAcaatgatgatgacgaagacgacgacgacgatgatgatgatgaggacggAATGGATCTCTCTGTCGACGACGCGATCCTGCGTGCGAACGCCAGAGACAGCAACAGTTCTACCTCGAGCGTGCTCAGCAGAGCAAAGACAGAATCGCAAGCATTCTTCATTTCTGACAAGTTTAAGCCAAGTTTATACGCCGGGTTCATTAACTCGAAAGAGATAGTCGTTGTCGAACGGCCATTGGCACAATTACAAGCGCAACAAAAGGCATTCCACCTGTCCAAACTGGTGTTCTAA
- the YCG1 gene encoding condensin subunit YCG1 (similar to Saccharomyces cerevisiae YCG1 (YDR325W); ancestral locus Anc_5.367) yields the protein MVDEDMNQRIFRAVADVFQQGQLGYAGHRKHVVILKRSSGSRTGRGFEGLPFKLVGSNKMVLKVLPLKKNDPLGSRLVKLVTVFVVSLNKEVSLLRESVDASDGQVATEGDAAAALLEKEQMVSKFIDCFLRYILRGIESKDKNVRFGVCQIIAILMENLDEIDEDLFELLQGKLKKRVMDREVVVRTQAVFALTKFQDDEVGTVSSATKLLENLVQNDPAADVRRAAMLNMVHNGHTQLYIFERARDVNAINRRAVYSRTLKSLGLKCFDQVDPKVLDQLVLWGVEDRDESVRTACEKLIAFHWINLVNGDLLNLIEKLKVTKSKSCDKAVMTIFRRREDIVNKIPKIHDLWEDLTPEMAFLFRCFHTHCTENKLTEVVDETFPEASVLSNYIQHYTDQRFSTGASGDTEALTKPAKKAFDFIIEQLLTIAALYDFSDEIGRRAMLNVVRNMLSLKSLPECLIRCGHKVLKVLSINERDFVTMAIEIINDLRDEDIEMQEQMEKKSKPDGDEQQDRDSDLDDAENLNSFHSAVDGLIDGRSLNPERHALNSFSNEREATSATIAICLQRSSCMLELVTTLNDQNVLLRSLIDTLITPAVKSDEPDIKLLGIKNLGLCCLIDVQLATNSMLLLGATVSIGNTPIKIVALQVLLDIFAIHGTAVVDGENKVDSMHFYKLFYKVLKNDSSPKCQVITAEGLFKLFLADIFTDTELFESLIFANFLPNNSRNEALIQAFAFCIPVYCFSHVTHQSKMASIAAGVFFRLAMIWDELQTSLDAHNTTMLKPNVILQQLIHWTNPRKLVRRSEEETRCDNNQIQVLLDILNTIHEVGRKEIKKMIFTNIHLFYITSFQDTDKLKRILEIISDILETTTVDIVCKNALEKTKRNLESAIEEAHERSLQNLKKDGATDDEGDNADGLTNEQISMILEKSNIMDESDHKETTNTSDEGQNDVYHNQEMSRAESESNRKRNRKEMEEGDTNNESTDERRNGAEEPEITTKNVSFIIPENTEESSSKEDSDYVMDD from the coding sequence ATGGTGGACGAGGATATGAACCAGCGGATTTTCCGGGCCGTGGCGGACGTGTTCCAGCAGGGCCAGCTGGGCTACGCGGGCCACAGGAAGCACGTTGtcattttgaagagatcCAGTGGAAGTCGTACCGGCAGGGGGTTCGAGGGACTCCCGTTCAAACTCGTGGGTTCCAACAAGATGGTGTTGAAAGTGCTAccattgaagaagaacgaccCGCTCGGCTCGCGGCTGGTCAAACTCGTGACCGTGTTCGTCGTGTCGCTCAACAAGGAGGTTTCGCTTCTAAGGGAGAGTGTCGATGCGTCCGATGGACAGGTGGCCACTGAGGGGGACGCTGCGGCGGCCCTGTTGGAGAAGGAACAAATGGTGAGCAAATTCATAGACTGTTTCCTACGGTATATTCTCCGCGGGATCGAGAGCAAGGACAAGAACGTGAGATTTGGAGTGTGCCAGATCATTGCGATCCTGATGGAGAACCTCGACGAGATTGACGAGGATTTGTTTGAGCTGCTGCAggggaagttgaagaagcgAGTCATGGACAGGGAGGTTGTCGTCAGAACGCAGGCCGTTTTCGCGCTGACCAAGTTCCAAGACGACGAGGTCGGCACCGTCAGTAGCGCCACCAAGCTGCTCGAGAACCTAGTGCAGAACGACCCGGCAGCGGATGTTAGGCGTGCAGCCATGTTGAATATGGTGCACAACGGACACACGCAATTGTACATATTCGAAAGGGCTCGTGACGTCAACGCCATCAACAGAAGGGCCGTATACTCGCGAACGCTCAAGTCGCTCGGTCTTAAGTGTTTCGACCAGGTGGATCCAAAGGTCCTTGACCAGCTTGTACTGTGGGGGGTGGAGGACAGGGACGAGTCCGTGAGGACTGCGTGCGAAAAGCTGATCGCTTTCCACTGGATCAACCTGGTCAACGGAGACCTCCTCAACCTAATCGAAAAGTTGAAGGTAACCAAGTCCAAATCTTGCGATAAGGCTGTCATGACAATTTTTAGGAGAAGAGAGGATATAGTCAACAAGATTCCAAAGATACACGACCTGTGGGAGGACCTGACACCAGAAATGGCGTTTCTGTTCCGGTGTTTCCACACGCATTGCACGGAAAACAAACTTACCGAGGTTGTCGACGAGACCTTCCCAGAGGCGTCCGTACTGTCCAATTACATCCAGCACTACACGGATCAGCGGTTCAGCACGGGGGCTAGCGGAGATACAGAAGCGTTGACGAAACCGGCCAAGAAAGCCTTTGATTTTATCATAGAACAGCTACTGACTATAGCGGCATTGTACGATTTCAGTGATGAGATTGGCAGGAGAGCGATGCTGAATGTTGTTAGAAACATGCTATCTTTGAAGTCACTACCGGAATGTCTTATCAGATGTGGCCACAAGGTACTGAAGGTGTTGTCCATCAACGAGAGAGATTTTGTCACAATGGCGATCGAAATCATCAATGACTTAAGAGACGAGGACATTGAAATGCAGGAACAGATGgagaaaaaatcaaagcCCGATGGCGACGAACAACAGGATAGGGACAGTGACCTTGATGATGCTGAAAACCTAAATTCATTCCACTCCGCTGTTGACGGATTGATAGATGGCCGAAGCTTGAACCCGGAACGTCACGCTCTAAACAGCTTCTCGAACGAAAGAGAAGCTACGTCAGCAACCATTGCTATCTGTTTACAAAGGTCTTCTTGTATGTTGGAACTTGTAACGACGCTCAACGACCAGAATGTCCTTCTAAGATCACTGATCGACACCCTGATAACTCCAGCGGTGAAAAGCGATGAACCGGACATCAAATTGCTAGGCATTAAGAACTTGGGGTTGTGCTGTCTCATCGACGTCCAACTGGCAACGAACAGTATGCTGTTACTAGGAGCAACAGTAAGTATTGGGAACACACCGATCAAAATTGTTGCGCTACAAGTTCTGCTTGACATTTTTGCCATACACGGTACTGCCGTAGTAGACGGGGAAAACAAAGTCGACTCAATGCATTTTTACAAATTGTTCTACAAGGTGCTGAAAAACGACTCATCGCCAAAATGCCAGGTGATTACCGCAGAAGGTCTTTTTAAGCTTTTCTTGGCGGATATTTTCACCGACACGGAATTGTTTGAATCCCTTATATTCGCTAACTTCCTACCCAACAACTCCCGAAACGAAGCACTGATACAGGCGTTTGCATTTTGCATCCCAGTGTATTGCTTCTCCCATGTCACTCACCAGAGTAAAATGGCGTCTATTGCAGCCGGTGTATTTTTCAGACTAGCAATGATTTGGGACGAGTTGCAAACGTCATTAGATGCACATAACACCACAATGTTGAAACCCAACGTTATACTCCAACAGCTGATTCATTGGACCAACCCGCGGAAACTGGTACGGAGATCCGAGGAGGAGACAAGGTGCGATAATAACCAAATTCAGGTCCTGCTAGATATTTTGAATACGATACACGAGGTAGGGAGAAAGGagataaagaaaatgatTTTTACTAATATTCACCTATTCTATATCACCTCGTTTCAAGATACTGACAAACTAAAACGCATTTTGGAGATAATCTCTGATATCTTGGAAACTACAACGGTAGACATAGTGTGCAAAAACGCATTAGAAAAAACCAAGAGAAATTTGGAGAGTGCCATTGAGGAGGCTCATGAACGTTCTCTACAAAATCTCAAGAAGGATGGGGCAACGGATGATGAGGGAGACAATGCAGACGGACTGACGAATGAACAAATTTCCATGATTTTAGAAAAATCGAACATTATGGATGAAAGTGACCATAAGGAGACGACCAACACCAGCGATGAAGGTCAAAATGACGTGTATCACAATCAAGAAATGTCGCGGGCCGAATCGGAATCCAATAGGAAAAGGAACAGGAAAGAAATGGAGGAAGGTGATACAAACAATGAATCAACAGACGAAAGGAGGAATGGGGCGGAGGAACCTGAAATTACGACTAAAAATGTCAGCTTTATAATACCTGAAAATACGGAGGAATCCTCTTCCAAAGAGGATTCAGATTATGTCATGGATGATTGA
- the YSP2 gene encoding Ysp2p (similar to Saccharomyces cerevisiae YSP2 (YDR326C) and YHR080C; ancestral locus Anc_5.370) has product MPEHGHRSLSDGSLFKKWKLKKHGKHKKKKEDGKLQSQSQSQSQIATRRVQAPAGDAPVPAALPQIKLNLPDIASIRTSRSAARSRPLAGAEQDDGSTESEGSRGALDLAFVPRRSLQNSAAGVTRNSAVGQPHGFFNIPVPIDSHGDHQSSLTAASSAKSAPPLNNNTAQPHRTQVQHPPTQLQQSQPPERDTSTGSIVGTILSMAHNAIGHLPRGAAHTDGPIQSINGTSTPEESSPVRRTRHAGQPTMDDSTIENTVIHRIPNAQHAGDGTTGLEQPPPVKSDLQGPPVNRSGSFLRNLDYLLSPTAADIDNIEDNKLLADANPDPRHALERAETGKFTIADNSSNKVTFEAATQGSKDSAGDLRDSVPQQAQVQPLREGQNSVLPQIKQVSDDLGGSAKRPAITSLGSGNLTLDIFTNDNNTDEMSSMDQPRRSTETVANGQLHHENASSQGILRPALANNYSQSQRNSSYIDVTKHNPINLSVSTASRVRSKTMPTNDMNNVHANEPVQPRSSEQGKRNSVHSVTSTSEENTSSRGRKPRTSSKNFLNRRSFSPGNISKVVVPSLGLRNSMSRVKNNLDVSESLGQQRTRMSTNFSGGANPVVNVDYSKPTELKGLDYASEKRNIEFHNLFKEADLSSHERLIVDHSCALSRDILLQGRIYISDQHLCFYSNILGWVSTVIIPFKEIVQIEKKTTAGIFPNGIVIDTLHTKYVFASFISRDSTFDLITDVWNQIILGRRYLKDGEDGEVPMDSHSSYSLSGFDGGLGEDDDGDEEDDDDDEAFDDDDDDNASLLGVETDMTSSDELNPDELPSSKGKLVPFPGPVKHSPTSMDYKPVDNEKLVSETVIDAPLGQVAEVLYGDDVSRLELILKSQKNFDLSPIPKLLKNKTRDYNYYKPLHFGFGPNKTKCLITDTVEHYDLNDYVQVYQESKTPDVPSGNSFTVRINTIMTWDSDNTTKVTVYFLCEWSSKSWLKSAIEKGAFDGVLETTRIQNVELANFAKNQSPKISKRSSSKRAGGEKPSEDDIVSSLPTLGPPTHDPTEPEYLKSKEDIIIEQSVNFNAPLGTVFQMLYGDDTSYLKNIIEKQNNFDISSIPKFVNNEREYTYTKRLGNALGPKQTRCTLNEKIEHMDINSYIAVRQTVKSHDVPYGSVFTVHTRMFYSWGPNNTTNMLVVLNVVWSGKSLLKGTIEKGSIDGQKAGTKVLVETLNEIITNGSKKKARKRSKTTTRGSSTRSKLSTPKHNTTAATSSNDADSGMLSTVISMIENFNIPFVSGNIAVAILAVFFILVLTYMLGRSSNRHAFELAGPGRILIDGQEFSYIPNFKTLYQVYEDEVRKTVKDIDSDKANAVRKSQGDIWDWIDDRSNGACGHKMDSGLVSRRLREKAMRNTGKGKKAKQLKNSIEVTELQLQEMREMLSRLQD; this is encoded by the coding sequence ATGCCTGAGCACGGTCACAGGTCGCTCAGCGACGGGtctctgttcaagaagtggaagttgaagaagcatGGCAAgcacaagaagaagaaggaggatgGGAAGTTGCAATCGCAGTCGCAGTCACAGTCGCAGATTGCCACACGCCGCGTCCAGGCACCCGCGGGGGACGCACCCGTGCCGGCGGCACTACCACAGATCAAATTGAACCTGCCCGATATCGCATCCATCCGGACGAGCAGGTCAGCAGCGAGGAGTAGACCGCTTGCCGGTGCGGAACAAGACGACGGGTCCACCGAGTCCGAGGGGTCTCGCGGCGCACTTGACCTTGCGTTTGTGCCCAGGAGGTCGTTGCAGAATTCGGCGGCCGGGGTTACGAGAAACTCGGCTGTTGGGCAACCACAcgggttcttcaacatcccAGTGCCTATCGACTCGCACGGGGATCACCAGTCGTCATTGACTGCCGCATCGTCAGCCAAATCTGCTCCACCACtaaacaacaacacagCCCAACCACACCGCACACAGGTACAACACCCTCCGACTCAACTACAACAATCGCAACCGCCAGAGAGGGACACGTCTACGGGGAGTATCGTGGGGACTATCTTGTCAATGGCTCACAACGCAATCGGACACCTCCCGCGCGGGGCAGCACACACAGACGGTCCCATCCAGAGTATCAACGGGACAAGCACCCCAGAGGAAAGTTCCCCCGTGAGAAGGACCCGTCACGCAGGACAACCCACCATGGACGACTCCACAATTGAGAACACGGTTATCCACCGCATTCCGAACGCTCAGCATGCCGGAGACGGAACCACAGGGCTAGaacaaccaccaccggTTAAATCTGATCTTCAGGGACCACCTGTGAACAGGAGCGGGTCGTTCCTGCGGAACCTGGACTATTTGCTCTCGCCAACAGCTGCAGATATAGACAACATAGAGGATAACAAGTTGCTCGCGGACGCAAACCCGGACCCAAGACACGCATTGGAAAGAGCAGAGACTGGGAAATTCACCATAGCGGATAACTCCTCCAATAAAGTCACTTTCGAGGCCGCCACGCAGGGGTCGAAAGACTCTGCAGGAGATCTGAGGGATAGTGTCCCACAGCAGGCACAGGTTCAGCCGCTGCGGGAGGGACAAAACTCCGTATTGCCCCAAATCAAACAGGTATCGGATGATCTGGGGGGCAGTGCAAAGAGACCTGCGATAACAAGCCTTGGGAGCGGGAACCTCACGTTGGACATCTTCACAAACGATAACAACACGGACGAGATGTCGTCGATGGACCAGCCAAGGAGGAGCACCGAGACAGTCGCTAACGGACAACTGCACCACGAGAATGCCTCATCTCAAGGTATACTGAGACCTGCGCTCGCGAATAACTACTCGCAGTCGCAACGGAACAGCAGCTACATTGACGTGACTAAGCACAACCCGATCAACTTGAGCGTATCGACGGCAAGCAGAGTGAGAAGCAAAACCATGCCCACAAACGACATGAACAACGTGCACGCAAACGAGCCCGTTCAGCCGAGAAGCTCAGAACAGGGGAAAAGAAACTCGGTACACTCGGTCACATCAACCTCAGAGGAGAATACCTCCTCTAGGGGTAGAAAACCAAGGACCTCATCCAAAAACTTCCTCAACAGAAGATCGTTCTCCCCGGGGAACATCTCTAAAGTGGTCGTACCCTCTCTGGGACTCAGAAACTCCATGAGCAGGGTGAAAAACAACCTGGACGTATCGGAGAGCCTGGGCCAGCAGAGAACCCGCATGAGCACAAACTTCTCAGGGGGGGCCAACCCGGTCGTCAACGTAGACTACAGCAAGCCCACAGAGTTGAAGGGACTCGACTACGCCTCCGAGAAACGCAACATCGAGTTCCACAACCTGTTCAAGGAAGCAGACCTCAGTTCACACGAGAGACTCATTGTAGACCACAGCTGCGCACTTTCGAGAGACATTCTATTACAGGGCCGCATCTACATATCGGACCAGCACCTGTGTTTCTACTCGAATATCCTTGGCTGGGTTAGTACAGTCATCATACCGTTCAAAGAGATCGTACAGATCGAAAAGAAGACCACCGCGGGGATATTCCCTAACGGGATAGTCATAGACACTCTCCACACAAAATACGTTTTCGCATCTTTCATTTCCAGAGACTCCACTTTCGACCTCATCACAGACGTTTGGAATCAGATCATATTGGGTAGAAGGTACTTGAAGGACGGCGAAGACGGTGAAGTACCCATGGACTCACATAGCTCGTACAGCTTATCAGGGTTCGATGGAGGGCTTGGCGAGGACGATGATGGCGACGAGgaagatgacgacgacgatgaggcctttgatgacgatgatgacgacaaCGCTTCGCTCTTGGGTGTGGAAACTGACATGACATCCAGTGACGAACTGAATCCAGACGAACTGCCCTCATCCAAGGGTAAGCTGGTGCCCTTCCCGGGTCCAGTGAAACATTCACCCACATCGATGGACTACAAACCCGTAGATAACGAAAAACTCGTCAGCGAAACCGTTATAGATGCACCACTGGGGCAAGTAGCAGAGGTGTTATACGGCGACGACGTTTCCAGATTGGAGCTTATCCTCAAGAGCCAGAAGAACTTTGATCTGTCACCTATCCCAAAATTACTAAAGAACAAAACCAGGGACTATAATTACTACAAACCGCTGCACTTCGGGTTTGGACCTAACAAAACCAAATGTTTAATCACAGACACAGTTGAACACTATGACTTGAACGACTATGTCCAAGTGTATCAGGAATCTAAGACTCCTGATGTGCCTTCCGGGAACTCCTTTACAGTCAGAATTAACACGATCATGACATGGGACTCGGATAACACTACGAAGGTCACGGTATATTTCCTTTGTGAGTGGAGCTCCAAAAGTTGGTTGAAAAGTGCTATTGAAAAGGGCGCATTCGATGGTGTTTTGGAGACCACCAGGATTCAAAACGTGGAGCTCGCAAATTTCGCCAAGAACCAATCTCCAAAGATCAGCAAAAGAAGTTCATCCAAAAGGGCAGGAGGGGAGAAGCCCTCTGAGGACGACATTGTCTCCTCTTTACCAACACTGGGGCCCCCTACTCATGACCCTACGGAACCTGAATACTTAAAGAGCAAAGAGGATATCATCATCGAACAATCTGTCAATTTCAATGCTCCGCTGGGAACTGTCTTCCAAATGCTTTACGGTGACGATACTTcatacttgaagaacatcaTTGAGAAGCAGAACAATTTCGACATTTCCAGTATTCCTAAATTTGTCAACAATGAAAGAGAGTACACGTACACTAAACGGTTGGGGAACGCGTTGGGTCCCAAACAGACTCGGTGCACATTGAACGAGAAAATTGAACATATGGATATTAACAGTTACATCGCCGTCAGGCAGACAGTAAAATCGCACGACGTACCTTACGGTAGTGTCTTTACCGTTCACACAAGAATGTTTTATTCTTGGGGTCCAAATAACACTACCAACATGCTTGTGGTGCTGAATGTTGTTTGGTCCGGTAAGTCTCTATTAAAGGGTACAATCGAGAAGGGCTCTATCGACGGTCAGAAGGCAGGCACAAAAGTTCTAGTGGAGACATTGAATGAAATAATTACTAATGGTTCCAAGAAAAAGGCTagaaagagatcaaaaacGACAACAAGAGGCAGTTCCACTAGATCGAAATTATCGACACCAAAACATAATACAACAGCTGCAACTAGCAGCAACGATGCGGATTCGGGTATGCTCTCCACTGTTATCTCAATGAttgaaaacttcaacaTCCCATTTGTGTCCGGTAACATTGCAGTAGCAATTTTAGCCGTGTTCTTCATACTGGTATTAACCTACATGTTGGGTCGTTCCTCAAACAGACACGCTTTCGAACTGGCTGGACCGGGCAGGATATTAATCGACGGTCAAGAATTTTCATATATTccaaacttcaaaacacTATATCAAGTTTACGAAGACGAAGTTAGGAAAACAGTGAAGGATATTGACAGTGATAAGGCCAACGCTGTACGAAAATCACAAGGAGACATATGGGACTGGATTGATGACCGTAGCAATGGTGCATGCGGTCATAAAATGGATTCGGGACTTGTCTCGAGGCGGCTTCGGGAAAAAGCCATGCGGAATACTGGCAAGGGTAAAAAGGCCaaacaattgaaaaattccATCGAAGTCACTGAATTACAACTGCAGGAAATGAGGGAAATGCTGAGCCGGTTGCAAGACTGA